One Myxococcales bacterium genomic region harbors:
- a CDS encoding TerC family protein — MDWIVPLVSLIAMEIVLGIDNIVFLSILVSALPEEQRKRARAIGLGLALVARLVLLLGIRWVMGLSTAIFHWSSLGFVPEVWVQNHHVDAVTGRDLVLLLGGAFLVGKATTEIHKKMTGNEGEEVAAKAKGASFGGVIAQIIVLDLVFSLDSVISAIGMVQEVWVMYVATLVAVGFMAAFSGKVSKFIEENPTFKMLALAFLVLVGVMLVAEGIGSHVGKGYLYAAMAFSFVVELLNMRMRKKAKVHAPPPAESGS, encoded by the coding sequence ATGGATTGGATCGTTCCGCTCGTGTCGCTCATCGCGATGGAGATCGTGCTCGGCATCGACAACATCGTCTTCTTGTCGATCCTCGTCTCGGCGCTCCCCGAAGAGCAGCGCAAACGTGCGCGCGCGATCGGGCTCGGGCTCGCCCTGGTCGCGCGGCTCGTGCTCCTCCTCGGCATCCGCTGGGTGATGGGCCTGTCGACCGCGATCTTCCACTGGTCGAGCCTCGGCTTCGTACCCGAGGTGTGGGTGCAGAACCACCACGTCGACGCGGTGACGGGGCGGGATCTCGTGCTGCTCCTGGGAGGCGCGTTCTTGGTCGGCAAAGCGACGACCGAGATCCACAAGAAGATGACGGGCAACGAGGGCGAAGAGGTCGCGGCGAAGGCGAAGGGGGCGAGCTTCGGCGGCGTCATCGCTCAGATCATCGTGCTCGATCTCGTGTTCTCGCTCGACTCGGTCATCTCGGCGATCGGCATGGTGCAAGAGGTGTGGGTCATGTACGTGGCGACGCTCGTCGCCGTGGGCTTCATGGCGGCGTTCTCGGGCAAGGTGTCGAAGTTCATCGAAGAGAACCCCACCTTCAAGATGCTCGCGCTCGCGTTCCTCGTGCTCGTCGGGGTCATGCTCGTCGCCGAGGGCATCGGGTCGCACGTGGGCAAAGGGTACCTCTACGCGGCCATGGCGTTCTCGTTCGTGGTCGAGCTCTTGAACATGCGCATGCGCAAGAAGGCCAAGGTGCACGCGCCGCCGCCGGCCGAGAGCGGCTCCTGA
- a CDS encoding DUF1361 domain-containing protein has product MPSRNALAVLDRPLSTLPRFVLLSAFGLGLVVARVASTHSPAYSFLAWNLFLAWIPYTLSRVLVWVRAKNMHSAWVGAVGLAWLLFLPNAPYLVTDVMHLRTAHGAPLWFDAVMLMTFGWTGLALGIESLAIVAKLVAAKAGVAIARTFVVVVALLSGYGIYLGRFVRLNSWDVARHPGWFLREAAEPLVHPLDTMRAWNVTLVVAGLFVLGYATMRRPAAEPAPTDPPG; this is encoded by the coding sequence ATGCCGAGTCGGAACGCGCTCGCGGTGCTCGATAGGCCGCTCTCTACCCTGCCGAGGTTCGTCCTCTTGAGCGCGTTCGGCCTCGGGCTCGTCGTGGCCAGGGTGGCCTCCACGCACTCGCCCGCGTACTCCTTCCTCGCGTGGAACCTCTTCCTCGCGTGGATCCCGTACACGCTCTCGCGGGTGCTCGTGTGGGTGCGCGCGAAGAATATGCATTCTGCATGGGTCGGCGCCGTGGGGCTCGCGTGGCTGCTCTTCTTGCCGAACGCGCCGTACCTCGTGACCGACGTGATGCACCTGCGCACGGCCCACGGCGCGCCGCTCTGGTTCGACGCCGTCATGCTCATGACGTTCGGGTGGACGGGCCTCGCGCTCGGCATCGAGTCGCTCGCGATCGTCGCGAAGCTGGTCGCCGCGAAGGCCGGCGTGGCGATCGCGCGCACCTTCGTCGTAGTCGTCGCGCTCCTGTCGGGGTACGGCATCTACCTCGGACGCTTCGTCCGGCTGAACTCGTGGGACGTGGCGCGCCACCCGGGGTGGTTCTTGCGTGAGGCCGCCGAGCCCCTCGTGCACCCGCTCGACACGATGCGCGCCTGGAACGTGACCCTCGTCGTGGCGGGCCTCTTCGTGCTCGGCTACGCGACGATGCGGCGACCCGCGGCCGAGCCCGCGCCGACCGACCCTCCCGGGTGA
- a CDS encoding response regulator — MLIADDEPSMLELVARHLTTMREPKLEVIQARDGEEAWKLAREHLPDLVVLDVMMPGMSGWEVCRKIREDIALAHTGVVMLTGIGENLNQLTSPLYGADAYVDKPFEFEELDEKVRETLSARASQREGISRPSLNGTSGGAKPAPTEDEEAPAPRKKAAPAKPKAAPKKAAPKKAAPKKAAPKKAAPKKAAPKKAAPKKAAPKKAAPKKAGPKKAAPKKAAPKKAAPKKAAPKKAAPKKAAPKKAAPAKKKK, encoded by the coding sequence GTGCTCATCGCGGACGACGAGCCGTCCATGCTCGAGCTGGTCGCGCGCCACCTCACGACCATGCGCGAACCGAAGCTCGAGGTGATCCAAGCCCGCGACGGCGAAGAGGCCTGGAAGCTCGCCCGCGAGCACCTGCCCGACCTCGTCGTGCTCGACGTCATGATGCCGGGCATGAGCGGCTGGGAGGTGTGCCGAAAGATCCGCGAGGACATCGCGCTCGCGCACACCGGGGTCGTCATGCTGACCGGCATCGGCGAGAACCTGAACCAGCTCACGAGCCCGCTCTACGGAGCCGACGCGTACGTCGACAAGCCGTTCGAGTTCGAGGAGCTCGACGAGAAGGTCCGCGAGACGCTCTCGGCGCGCGCGTCGCAGCGCGAGGGGATTTCCCGTCCGTCGCTGAACGGCACCTCGGGGGGCGCCAAGCCCGCACCGACCGAGGACGAAGAGGCTCCGGCTCCGAGGAAGAAGGCCGCACCAGCCAAGCCCAAGGCCGCGCCGAAGAAGGCCGCGCCGAAGAAGGCCGCGCCGAAGAAGGCCGCGCCGAAGAAGGCCGCGCCGAAGAAGGCCGCGCCGAAGAAGGCCGCGCCGAAGAAGGCCGCGCCGAAGAAGGCCGCGCCGAAGAAGGCCGGGCCGAAGAAGGCCGCGCCGAAGAAAGCCGCGCCGAAGAAAGCCGCGCCGAAGAAAGCCGCGCCGAAGAAAGCCGCGCCGAAGAAGGCTGCGCCGAAGAAGGCCGCGCCCGCCAAGAAGAAGAAGTAG
- a CDS encoding acyl-CoA dehydrogenase family protein — protein MSLSPFREEHDQFRKTVRTFAQKELAPFVDEWEKSECFPNEVFKRAGELGLFSAHYKEEQGGLGGDYWFSIAKGEELPHCNSAGVSMGLLVQGDMATPVIGDLGTKEQIEEFLKPALRGEKIAALGVTEPNAGSDVAGIQTWARKDGDDYVINGAKTYITNGTRADFVTLLAKTSPEQGAHGCSFFLVPTSTKGFIVSKKLKKVGNHASDTAELAFDEMRIPKRYLLGEENMGFMYLMQNFQTERLIAATSCCGGMQIALDDAVAYGRDRKAFGKPIIKREYWQHKFVDLYTKLEAGRALSYKAAESYNHDKHVTGGQVSMETVKLISMAKVFVGEISSEIIDQCMQFHGGAGYMEEYKIARAFRDQRLLRIGGGTTETMRYYLAKLMGL, from the coding sequence ATGTCCCTCTCCCCGTTCCGCGAAGAGCACGACCAGTTCCGCAAGACCGTCCGCACGTTCGCCCAGAAGGAGCTCGCCCCCTTCGTCGACGAGTGGGAAAAGAGCGAGTGCTTCCCGAACGAGGTCTTCAAGCGCGCCGGTGAGCTCGGGCTCTTCTCGGCGCACTACAAAGAGGAGCAGGGCGGCCTCGGCGGTGATTACTGGTTCAGCATCGCCAAGGGCGAAGAGCTGCCGCACTGCAACTCGGCCGGCGTGTCGATGGGCCTCCTCGTCCAGGGCGACATGGCCACGCCCGTCATCGGCGATCTCGGCACGAAAGAGCAGATCGAAGAGTTCTTGAAGCCGGCGCTGCGCGGCGAAAAGATCGCGGCGCTCGGCGTGACCGAGCCCAACGCCGGCAGCGACGTGGCCGGCATCCAGACGTGGGCCCGCAAAGACGGCGACGACTACGTCATCAACGGCGCGAAGACCTACATCACGAACGGCACCCGCGCCGACTTCGTGACGCTCCTCGCGAAGACCTCACCGGAGCAGGGCGCGCACGGCTGCAGCTTCTTCCTCGTGCCCACGAGCACGAAGGGCTTCATCGTGTCGAAGAAGCTGAAGAAGGTCGGAAACCACGCGAGCGACACCGCCGAGCTCGCGTTCGACGAGATGCGCATCCCGAAGCGCTACCTGCTCGGCGAAGAGAACATGGGGTTCATGTACCTCATGCAAAACTTCCAGACCGAGCGCCTCATCGCGGCGACGAGCTGCTGCGGCGGCATGCAGATCGCCCTCGACGACGCCGTGGCCTACGGCCGCGATCGCAAGGCGTTCGGCAAGCCGATCATCAAGCGCGAGTACTGGCAGCACAAGTTCGTCGACCTCTACACGAAGCTCGAGGCCGGCCGCGCGCTCTCGTACAAGGCGGCCGAGTCGTACAACCACGACAAACACGTGACCGGCGGCCAGGTGAGTATGGAGACCGTGAAGCTCATCAGCATGGCGAAGGTCTTCGTGGGCGAAATCTCGAGCGAGATCATCGACCAGTGCATGCAGTTCCACGGCGGCGCCGGGTACATGGAAGAGTACAAGATCGCGCGCGCGTTCCGCGATCAGCGCCTCCTCCGCATCGGTGGCGGCACCACCGAGACCATGCGTTACTACCTCGCGAAGCTCATGGGGCTCTGA
- a CDS encoding SCP2 sterol-binding domain-containing protein, translating to MYDFPSNEWAQAYKDAINANPEYKVHGKDWTHGVVAFVVKADPALHIDHDTALWLDVHGGECREVKLMTAEEAQAAAFVIVAPYAMWKTIIKREIDPIKAMMQNKVKLTKGHMPTIVRYVNSSRQLVESTSRVPTKFRDE from the coding sequence ATGTACGACTTTCCCTCGAACGAGTGGGCCCAGGCCTACAAAGACGCCATCAACGCGAACCCCGAGTACAAGGTTCACGGCAAAGACTGGACGCACGGCGTCGTGGCGTTCGTGGTGAAGGCCGATCCGGCCCTGCATATCGACCACGACACGGCGCTCTGGCTCGACGTGCACGGCGGCGAGTGCCGCGAGGTGAAGCTCATGACCGCGGAAGAGGCCCAGGCCGCCGCGTTCGTGATCGTGGCGCCCTACGCCATGTGGAAGACGATCATCAAGCGCGAGATCGATCCCATCAAGGCGATGATGCAGAACAAGGTCAAGCTCACGAAGGGCCACATGCCCACGATCGTGCGCTACGTGAACTCGTCGCGTCAGCTCGTCGAGTCGACCTCGCGCGTACCCACCAAGTTCCGCGACGAGTAA